A genome region from Synchiropus splendidus isolate RoL2022-P1 chromosome 5, RoL_Sspl_1.0, whole genome shotgun sequence includes the following:
- the LOC128758902 gene encoding zinc finger protein 319-like, translating to MTEAWQQQQQHTVAPPSVVHTLPPGTDQSLGCAVYGVVLQPDSSLQQHAVQAQQASLQVGADRGHKCGACGHDISHLANPHEHQCMVTQDRSFQCTQCMKIFSQATDLLEHQCVQVEQKPFVCGVCKMGFSLLTSLAQHHNSHGNGNNPMKCSICEKTYRPGSGNVTPTSSAANPQQPSTGETSGGGAAISASSPPAFEASAPDRPYKCSVCHKAFRHLSELTRHERVHTGEKPYKCDTCDKSFSQSSHLAHHQRTHSSERPYKCAVCEKTFKHRSHLVRHMYAHSGEHLFKCNLCEMHFKESSELLHHQCQPEGERPFRCGSCGKSFKRPSDLRQHERTHSEERPFQCEECQMSFKQQYALVRHRRTHKNPADRPFKCNLCDKGFLQPSHLLYHQQVHGMESMFKCASCQKSFSQSGELLRHKCGGEVEKPYKCDVCGKGYKKNSTLQRHQNSHCTEKPLKCSLCDKRFVSSSEFVQHRCDPTREKPLKCPDCEKRFRYSSELQRHRRVHTGEKPFKCASCDKSFKQREHLAKHQSVHSRETQFKCVWCGERFVDLSALQEHTVQHTAEGEGFAEDPCIQ from the coding sequence ATGACGGAGgcgtggcagcagcagcagcaacacactgtGGCTCCACCTTCTGTGGTGCACACGCTTCCCCCTGGGACTGACCAGTCTCTCGGCTGTGCAGTGTATGGAGTCGTCCTGCAACCAGATTCCTCCCTGCAGCAGCATGCTGTGCAAGCCCAGCAGGCCTCGCTGCAGGTCGGGGCAGACAGAGGGCACAAGTGTGGTGCTTGTGGCCATGATATATCTCACCTGGCCAATCCCCACGAACATCAGTGTATGGTGACTCAGGATCGGTCCTTCCAGTGCACCCAGTGTATGAAGATCTTCAGCCAGGCAACAGATCTCCTGGAGCATCAGTGCGTGCAGGTGGAGCAGAAACCTTTTGTGTGCGGGGTCTGCAAGATGGGATTCTCGTTGCTCACCTCTCTAGCACAGCATCACAATTCGCACGGCAATGGGAATAACCCGATGAAGTGCTCCATCTGCGAGAAGACTTACCGGCCCGGTTCTGGAAATGTGACGCCGACGTCGTCTGCTGCCAATCCACAGCAGCCGTCTACTGGCGAGACCTCCGGTGGTGGTGCTGCGATCAGTGCCTCGTCCCCGCCTGCTTTCGAGGCCTCTGCGCCAGACAGGCCGTATAAGTGCTCCGTGTGCCACAAGGCCTTCCGGCATTTGTCCGAGCTGACACGCCACGAGAGAGTGCACACAGGTGAAAAGCCATACAAATGTGACACTTGCGACAAAAGCTTCAGCCAGTCCTCCCACCTGGCGCATCACCAGCGCACCCACAGCTCGGAGAGACCCTACAAGTGTGCCGTCTGTGAGAAAACCTTTAAACACAGATCTCACCTTGTGCGCCATATGTACGCTCATTCAGGTGAGCACCTCTTCAAGTGCAATTTAtgtgaaatgcattttaaagaGTCGTCAGAGCTTCTTCATCACCAATGCCAACCGGAGGGTGAGAGGCCCTTCCGCTGCGGGTCGTGTGGAAAGAGCTTCAAGCGTCCCTCTGACTTGCGGCAGCATGAGCGCACTCACTCAGAGGAGCGACCCTTCCAGTGTGAGGAGTGCCAGATGAGCTTCAAGCAACAGTATGCTCTGGTACGCCATAGACGCACTCATAAAAACCCGGCAGATCGGCCGTTCAAGTGCAACCTTTGTGACAAAGGATTCCTCCAGCCGTCCCACCTGCTTTACCACCAACAAGTGCATGGCATGGAAAGCATGTTCAAGTGTGCCTCTTGTCAAAAGTCTTTCAGTCAATCAGGAGAACTGCTGCGGCACAAGTGTGGTGGGGAAGTGGAGAAGCCCTACAAGTGTGACGTATGTGGCAAAGGCTATAAAAAGAATTCGACTTTGCAGCGCCACCAGAACTCTCATTGCACAGAGAAGCCGCTGAAATGCTCACTGTGTGACAAGCGCTTTGTCTCATCGTCTGAGTTTGTCCAGCATCGCTGCGACCCAACCAGAGAAAAACCTCTGAAATGTCCAGATTGCGAAAAGCGCTTCAGGTATTCATCTGAGCTGCAGCGTCATCGTCGTGTTCATACCGGAGAGAAGCCCTTCAAATGTGCCAGCTGTGACAAGAGCTTCAAACAACGTGAGCACCTGGCGAAGCATCAGAGCGTGCACTCACGGGAGACGCAGTTTAAATGTGTATGGTGCGGGGAGCGTTTTGTTGACTTGTCTGCTCTGCAGGAGCACACAGTTCAGCACACGGCTGAAGGAGAGGGTTTTGCTGAAGATCCCTGTATC